From Rhodoferax sp. AJA081-3, the proteins below share one genomic window:
- a CDS encoding acetolactate synthase 3 catalytic subunit: MEISKAEIASATAASHSSKSQGTTSSTLELRGAEILVKALQAEGVKYVWGYPGGAVLHIYDAFYKQDTIQHVLVRHEQGAVHAADGYARATGDVGVALVTSGPGVTNAVTGIATAYMDSIPMVIITGQVPTHAIGLDAFQECDTVGITRPVVKHNFLVKDARDLAETLKKAFHIARSGRPGPVVVDIPKDVSFKKVPYTGYPTSVEMRSYNPVRKGHGGQIRKALQLLLTAKRPYIYTGGGVLLSNASNELRTLVDILGYPVTNTLMGLGAYPATDPKFLGMLGMHGTVEANNAMQNCDVLLAVGARFDDRVIGNPKHFAQNERKIIHIDIDPSSISKRVKVDIPIVGDVKDVLLEMIAMIKETPVRPEAGALGAWWETIDGWRKRDCMKYSMGKGDVIKPQYVVETLWNMTKDVDTYITSDVGQHQMWAAQYYKFNEPRRWINSGGLGTMGVGIPYAMGIKLAKPDSEVFCITGEGSVQMCIQELSTCLQYNTPIKIVSLNNRYLGMVRQWQEVEYEGRYSHSYMDALPNFVKLAEAYGHVGMLIEKPQDVEPALREARKLKDRTVFMDFRTDPTENVFPMVQAGKGITEMLLGSEDL, encoded by the coding sequence ATGGAAATTTCAAAAGCTGAAATCGCTTCGGCGACGGCTGCATCCCACTCCAGCAAGTCCCAAGGGACTACCTCCAGTACCCTGGAACTCCGCGGCGCGGAAATTCTGGTCAAGGCGCTGCAGGCCGAAGGCGTCAAGTACGTTTGGGGTTACCCCGGCGGTGCGGTTTTGCACATTTACGACGCGTTTTACAAACAAGACACGATCCAGCACGTTTTGGTGCGCCATGAGCAGGGTGCCGTGCACGCTGCAGACGGCTATGCACGCGCAACGGGCGATGTGGGTGTGGCCCTGGTGACCTCCGGTCCCGGTGTGACCAATGCTGTGACCGGTATTGCGACGGCGTACATGGACAGCATCCCCATGGTGATCATCACCGGCCAGGTGCCCACGCACGCCATTGGCCTGGATGCCTTTCAGGAATGCGACACCGTGGGTATTACCCGCCCGGTCGTCAAGCACAATTTCCTGGTGAAGGATGCCCGCGATCTGGCAGAGACACTGAAAAAAGCCTTCCACATCGCACGCAGCGGCCGTCCGGGCCCCGTGGTGGTGGACATCCCCAAAGATGTGTCTTTCAAAAAGGTACCCTACACCGGCTACCCCACATCGGTGGAAATGCGCTCCTACAACCCGGTTCGCAAGGGCCACGGGGGTCAGATTCGCAAGGCCCTGCAACTGCTGCTGACTGCCAAACGTCCCTATATTTACACTGGCGGTGGCGTGTTGCTAAGCAACGCCTCCAACGAGTTGCGCACCCTGGTGGACATACTGGGTTACCCGGTCACCAACACCCTGATGGGTCTGGGCGCCTACCCGGCGACCGACCCCAAGTTCCTGGGCATGCTGGGAATGCATGGCACGGTGGAAGCCAACAACGCCATGCAAAACTGCGATGTTTTGCTGGCCGTTGGCGCGCGGTTCGATGACCGTGTGATTGGCAACCCCAAGCACTTCGCGCAGAACGAACGCAAGATCATCCACATCGACATTGATCCGTCCAGCATCTCCAAGCGGGTCAAGGTGGATATTCCTATCGTCGGCGACGTCAAAGACGTGCTGTTGGAAATGATCGCAATGATCAAAGAGACACCGGTCCGACCCGAGGCTGGCGCTCTGGGTGCATGGTGGGAAACCATCGACGGCTGGCGCAAACGCGACTGTATGAAATACAGCATGGGCAAGGGTGACGTCATCAAGCCCCAGTACGTGGTTGAAACCCTGTGGAACATGACCAAGGATGTGGACACCTACATCACGTCCGATGTGGGCCAGCACCAGATGTGGGCGGCGCAGTATTACAAGTTCAACGAGCCACGGCGCTGGATCAACTCCGGTGGCCTGGGCACCATGGGTGTTGGTATTCCCTACGCCATGGGCATCAAGCTGGCCAAGCCCGATAGCGAAGTCTTCTGTATCACCGGCGAAGGCTCGGTGCAGATGTGTATTCAGGAACTGTCGACCTGCCTGCAGTACAACACGCCCATCAAGATCGTGTCGTTGAACAACCGCTATTTGGGCATGGTGCGCCAGTGGCAAGAGGTTGAATACGAAGGCCGCTACAGCCACAGCTATATGGATGCGCTGCCCAACTTCGTCAAGCTGGCCGAGGCCTATGGCCACGTCGGCATGTTGATCGAAAAGCCGCAGGATGTGGAGCCCGCGCTGCGCGAAGCCCGTAAGCTCAAGGACCGCACCGTGTTCATGGACTTCCGTACCGACCCGACCGAGAACGTGTTCCCCATGGTTCAGGCCGGCAAAGGCATCACGGAAATGCTGCTGGGAAGCGAAGACCTTTAA
- a CDS encoding RNA polymerase sigma factor codes for MASERELSDFLKSVEKRAFKRSVYHVRNDESALDIVQDSMMKLAEHYGHKPVEELPMLFQRILSNCTLDWFRRQKTQKALFSTMSDFESAGDDDSFDLLETLNAANGGEQNESTETQTERAQTLREIEIEVQQLPARQREAFLMRYWEEMDVAETAAAMGCSQGSVKTHCSRAVQALGKALSAKGIRL; via the coding sequence TTGGCCTCAGAACGCGAACTGTCCGATTTTTTGAAAAGCGTGGAAAAACGCGCATTCAAACGATCCGTTTACCACGTTCGCAATGACGAATCCGCCCTGGATATTGTTCAGGACAGCATGATGAAGCTGGCCGAGCACTACGGACACAAACCCGTTGAAGAACTGCCCATGCTGTTCCAGCGCATTCTGTCCAATTGCACGCTGGACTGGTTTCGGCGCCAAAAAACGCAGAAAGCCCTGTTTTCCACCATGAGTGACTTTGAAAGCGCGGGGGACGACGACAGTTTTGATCTGCTGGAAACCTTGAATGCCGCCAACGGCGGGGAACAAAACGAAAGCACGGAGACTCAGACCGAGCGGGCACAAACATTGCGAGAGATAGAAATAGAGGTTCAGCAGCTCCCCGCGCGTCAACGAGAAGCCTTTTTAATGCGTTACTGGGAAGAGATGGATGTTGCTGAGACTGCTGCAGCTATGGGCTGCTCACAGGGCAGTGTCAAAACACACTGCTCCCGAGCCGTCCAAGCCTTGGGCAAAGCCTTGAGCGCCAAAGGAATACGACTATGA
- a CDS encoding DUF3619 family protein gives MTTLDPNSTTRYQDRLGRSIAARLSDSTQGIPNDISERLKVARMQAVAKRKVVKLQTATNVNVQGGAASLNAGDFEGGLWSRLGALIPLLALVAGLLTIAVVQEQQRASEIADVDVELLADDLPPDAYTDPGFAHFLSINRRD, from the coding sequence ATGACAACACTAGACCCCAATTCGACCACCCGCTACCAGGACCGTCTGGGCCGCTCCATAGCCGCTCGCCTGTCTGACTCGACCCAAGGTATTCCCAACGATATCTCCGAGCGACTGAAGGTTGCCCGTATGCAGGCCGTGGCCAAACGCAAAGTCGTCAAACTCCAGACGGCAACCAACGTCAATGTACAGGGCGGTGCCGCTAGCCTGAACGCGGGAGATTTTGAGGGCGGCCTCTGGAGTCGCCTGGGCGCCCTGATCCCCTTGCTGGCCTTGGTCGCCGGTTTGTTGACCATCGCCGTGGTGCAGGAACAGCAGCGTGCCAGCGAAATCGCCGATGTGGACGTAGAACTGCTGGCCGACGACTTGCCACCCGACGCGTATACCGACCCCGGCTTTGCACACTTCCTCAGCATCAACCGACGCGACTAG
- a CDS encoding DUF3106 domain-containing protein, translating to MAVSVARGRGEAQVSPPPAPTPVSVVQPTGSRWQDLTPAQKQVLLPLAGIWDTLNSAHKGKWIALTQSYGTRSPDEQKKMQSRMLEWAALSQSQREQARLNFAETKKISPSARAADWETYQNLSAEEKQQLAAKAKAKPTGAAVAVTPVPAGKLTAVPITRHTVAQDSTTAAIKPRIDANTLLPVQTPPAPIAPPAPAPAPPSPTVPLVTPETLSPN from the coding sequence ATGGCAGTAAGCGTGGCGAGGGGCCGAGGTGAAGCCCAGGTTAGCCCCCCCCCTGCCCCCACTCCCGTATCCGTTGTCCAGCCGACTGGCTCACGCTGGCAAGACCTGACCCCCGCACAAAAACAAGTTTTGTTGCCTCTGGCCGGGATCTGGGACACGCTCAACAGCGCACACAAGGGCAAATGGATCGCCCTGACACAGAGTTACGGAACCCGATCCCCCGACGAGCAGAAAAAAATGCAAAGCCGCATGCTGGAGTGGGCCGCCCTGAGCCAAAGCCAGCGAGAACAGGCGCGTCTGAATTTTGCGGAAACCAAAAAAATCTCTCCTTCTGCCCGGGCGGCCGATTGGGAGACCTACCAGAACCTCAGCGCCGAAGAAAAGCAGCAGCTTGCTGCCAAAGCCAAAGCCAAGCCCACCGGTGCGGCAGTCGCTGTGACGCCCGTACCAGCCGGCAAACTGACCGCTGTTCCGATCACGCGCCACACGGTAGCCCAAGACAGCACAACAGCCGCCATCAAGCCCAGAATCGACGCCAATACGCTACTGCCGGTACAGACACCCCCAGCTCCGATTGCCCCGCCCGCTCCAGCTCCGGCGCCTCCTAGCCCCACGGTGCCTTTGGTGACACCCGAAACCCTTTCCCCGAACTAG
- a CDS encoding RDD family protein, which produces MHTEINTPGLWRRMACWLYEGMLMFGVVFLAGYLFGTLSQTRNALDNRHALQAFLFVIFGIYFVWFWAKGQTLAMKTWNIRVVGRDGRAISQLRALGRYALSWIWFLPPLMGLWFFQISGAETAVIIIGWVIVWALLSRFHPQGQFWHDALAGTRLITSLPLSR; this is translated from the coding sequence ATGCACACTGAAATAAACACCCCCGGTTTGTGGCGCCGCATGGCGTGTTGGCTGTACGAAGGCATGCTGATGTTCGGCGTCGTTTTCCTCGCAGGTTATCTGTTTGGTACGCTGAGTCAGACGCGCAACGCCCTGGACAACCGCCACGCCCTGCAAGCGTTTTTATTTGTCATTTTTGGCATTTACTTTGTATGGTTCTGGGCCAAAGGCCAGACCCTGGCCATGAAAACGTGGAATATCCGCGTGGTGGGGCGCGACGGGCGGGCCATTTCGCAGTTGCGTGCACTGGGGCGTTATGCACTGAGTTGGATATGGTTTTTGCCGCCGCTGATGGGGCTTTGGTTTTTCCAGATCAGTGGCGCGGAGACGGCGGTCATCATCATCGGCTGGGTGATCGTCTGGGCGCTGCTGAGCCGCTTCCACCCGCAAGGCCAGTTTTGGCACGACGCGCTGGCGGGCACCCGCCTGATCACGTCACTGCCACTGAGCCGCTGA
- a CDS encoding diacylglycerol kinase, with the protein MQAKTNTPSVVNPQKSRKGLNRVLHAAGYSLAGLRAGWGETAFRQEAIAAFFLLPAALWLGRNWVETALLAASVVLVMVVELLNTAVETAIDRIGPEWHDLSKRAKDMGSAAVLLSLLVCAGIWAAALYHRFTI; encoded by the coding sequence GTGCAAGCCAAAACCAACACACCATCGGTCGTCAACCCGCAAAAGAGCCGCAAAGGCCTGAACCGTGTCTTGCATGCGGCCGGTTATTCACTGGCCGGTTTGCGGGCCGGCTGGGGTGAAACGGCCTTTCGACAGGAAGCCATTGCCGCGTTCTTCCTGCTGCCCGCTGCGCTCTGGTTGGGGCGCAATTGGGTGGAAACTGCTCTGCTGGCCGCCAGCGTGGTGCTGGTGATGGTGGTCGAATTGCTCAACACGGCGGTAGAAACCGCCATTGACCGCATAGGCCCGGAGTGGCACGACCTGTCCAAACGCGCCAAGGATATGGGCAGCGCCGCGGTGCTGCTGAGCCTGCTGGTGTGCGCAGGTATTTGGGCAGCGGCGCTGTACCACCGCTTTACTATCTAG
- a CDS encoding P-II family nitrogen regulator, translating to MKQITAIVKPFKLEEVREALAECGVTGLTVTEVKGFGRQKGHTELYRGAEYVVDFLPKVKIEVVVKTEDVDRCVDAIVKAAHTGKIGDGKIFVTSVERVVRIRTGEQDESAV from the coding sequence ATGAAGCAAATCACCGCCATCGTCAAACCGTTCAAACTCGAAGAGGTGCGTGAAGCACTGGCCGAATGCGGCGTGACCGGCTTGACCGTCACCGAGGTCAAGGGTTTTGGCCGCCAAAAGGGCCATACGGAGCTCTACCGTGGCGCCGAATACGTGGTCGATTTCCTGCCCAAGGTCAAGATCGAAGTGGTCGTGAAGACCGAAGACGTGGACCGCTGCGTGGACGCCATCGTCAAGGCAGCCCACACCGGCAAGATTGGTGACGGCAAGATTTTTGTCACCAGCGTGGAGCGTGTCGTGCGCATCCGCACCGGCGAGCAGGACGAATCAGCGGTCTAG
- a CDS encoding NAD+ synthase, which yields MTLKLCVAQLNFIVGDLEGNAQKIITAAQDAYADCARLLLTPELSICGYAAEDLYLRPAFIQACDDAVKKVAHALAGLKDMAVVVGHPTGGDSRTRSTAVQKRFNAASVLREGQVVATYAKRELPNYQVFDERRYFTPGDGVCVFEAGAEGQRLRVGLLICEDAWFEQPARLAKEAGAELLAVINASPFHVGKGYEREEMMCQRVQETGLPLVYAHLVGGQDEVVFEGHSFALNANGTLAGRAPSFKENSFVALVESTQGAIKIEATVEPVRTPEQDLWDALVLGVRDYVGKNGFPGALLGLSGGIDSALVLAIAVDALGADKVRAVMMPSPYTADISWLDAREMAQRMGVRYDEISIVPQFEAFKASLAADFAGRAEDTTEENIQARIRGTLLMALSNKFGSIVLTTGNKSEMATGYCTLYGDMAGGFAVIKDLAKTLVFKMAHWRNANDPYGTGASPIPERIITRPPSAELRPDQKDQDSLPPYEVLDAIVDRYMENDQSIETIIAAGFDRADVEKVTRLIKLNEYKRRQSPVGIRVTHRSFGKDWRYPITNYFRA from the coding sequence ATGACTCTCAAACTGTGCGTTGCGCAACTCAATTTCATCGTGGGTGATTTGGAGGGCAATGCCCAAAAAATCATCACCGCGGCCCAGGACGCCTATGCCGATTGCGCGCGCCTGCTGCTGACCCCCGAATTGTCGATTTGCGGGTATGCCGCCGAAGATTTGTATCTGCGTCCGGCATTCATCCAAGCCTGTGATGATGCCGTGAAAAAGGTGGCCCATGCTTTGGCCGGGTTAAAAGACATGGCGGTGGTCGTGGGACACCCCACCGGCGGCGATAGCCGCACGCGGTCCACTGCGGTGCAAAAACGCTTCAATGCCGCCAGTGTGCTGCGCGAGGGACAGGTGGTTGCCACCTACGCCAAGCGCGAGCTGCCCAATTACCAGGTGTTTGATGAGCGGCGTTACTTCACACCGGGTGACGGGGTCTGCGTGTTCGAGGCGGGTGCCGAAGGCCAGCGCCTCCGCGTGGGGCTGCTGATTTGTGAAGATGCCTGGTTTGAGCAGCCCGCGCGCCTGGCCAAGGAGGCGGGGGCCGAATTGCTGGCGGTGATCAATGCATCGCCCTTCCATGTGGGCAAGGGCTACGAGCGCGAGGAGATGATGTGTCAGCGGGTGCAAGAGACCGGTTTGCCGCTGGTCTATGCGCACCTGGTGGGCGGGCAGGACGAGGTGGTGTTTGAAGGCCATTCGTTTGCGCTGAACGCCAACGGCACGCTGGCTGGTCGCGCTCCGAGCTTCAAGGAAAATAGCTTTGTAGCCCTCGTGGAATCTACGCAAGGCGCTATCAAAATAGAAGCAACGGTGGAGCCTGTGCGCACACCAGAGCAGGACCTGTGGGACGCGCTGGTGCTGGGCGTACGCGACTATGTGGGCAAAAACGGCTTCCCCGGTGCGCTTCTGGGCCTGTCCGGCGGCATTGACTCCGCGCTGGTGCTGGCGATTGCGGTGGATGCCTTGGGTGCCGACAAAGTGCGCGCAGTGATGATGCCTTCGCCCTACACGGCTGACATCAGCTGGCTGGACGCGCGTGAAATGGCGCAGCGCATGGGCGTGCGGTATGACGAGATTTCCATCGTCCCGCAGTTTGAGGCCTTCAAGGCGTCGCTGGCGGCGGATTTTGCCGGGCGGGCCGAAGACACGACGGAAGAAAACATCCAGGCACGCATTCGCGGCACGCTGTTGATGGCTTTGAGCAACAAGTTTGGCAGCATCGTGCTGACCACCGGCAACAAATCTGAAATGGCCACCGGCTATTGCACGCTGTATGGCGACATGGCCGGTGGTTTTGCGGTCATCAAGGACCTAGCCAAGACGCTGGTGTTCAAGATGGCGCATTGGCGCAATGCCAACGACCCTTATGGCACGGGCGCCAGCCCAATTCCCGAACGCATCATCACGCGCCCACCCAGCGCCGAGCTGCGCCCGGACCAGAAAGACCAGGACAGCCTGCCGCCCTACGAAGTGCTGGACGCCATCGTGGACCGGTACATGGAGAACGACCAGAGCATAGAAACCATCATCGCCGCCGGGTTCGACCGGGCCGATGTGGAGAAGGTCACCCGCCTGATCAAGCTCAACGAATACAAGCGCCGCCAGTCGCCGGTCGGTATTAGAGTGACACACCGCAGCTTTGGCAAGGATTGGCGGTATCCTATAACCAATTACTTCCGTGCGTGA
- a CDS encoding GNAT family N-acetyltransferase, which translates to MAEDYVIRVLGSPLDVDAAAWDALLQTQPNPSPFMRHAYLAALHASGSAAPATGWTPHFITLCIGDELVAACALYEKIHSYGEYVFDWAWANAYAQHGLPYYPKAVAAVPFTPVPGARLMARDAAARVALVKAMVQWCDQSGMSSLHLLFANEEDAAACTQAGLMLRHTVQFHWTNIEQGYPHFDAFLASLSQEKRKKIRQERRKVAEAGVSFRWSLGQDISPSDWDFFYRCYERTYLEHGNAPYLSRDFFHRMASTMAEHWLLFIAERGGKAIASSLIALDAYTTGAVSQNTSGEWAAMRSAQVKEEPAKRAGDTEQSALPPSLRSEMKRVAYGRYWGALERVDCLHFEACYYQPLQWCIEHGYHRFEGGAQGEHKMARALLPVKTTSAHWLAHPAFADAVARFLEREDQGISNYLDDLRQRSPFKPVD; encoded by the coding sequence TTGGCTGAGGATTATGTCATTCGGGTGCTGGGCTCGCCGCTGGATGTGGACGCCGCCGCATGGGACGCCCTGCTGCAGACCCAGCCTAACCCCAGCCCCTTCATGCGCCACGCCTACCTGGCGGCGCTGCATGCCAGTGGCAGCGCCGCGCCCGCTACGGGGTGGACGCCGCATTTCATCACGCTGTGCATCGGCGATGAGCTGGTCGCCGCCTGTGCCCTCTACGAAAAAATCCACTCTTACGGTGAATACGTGTTTGACTGGGCCTGGGCCAATGCCTACGCCCAACACGGCCTGCCCTACTACCCCAAGGCCGTGGCGGCTGTGCCCTTCACACCCGTGCCCGGCGCACGGCTGATGGCGCGGGATGCCGCCGCGCGTGTGGCACTGGTGAAGGCGATGGTGCAATGGTGTGACCAGAGTGGCATGTCGTCCCTGCACCTGCTGTTTGCCAATGAAGAGGATGCTGCCGCCTGCACACAGGCGGGGCTGATGCTGCGCCACACCGTGCAGTTCCACTGGACAAACATAGAACAAGGCTATCCCCATTTCGACGCCTTTCTGGCGTCTCTGTCGCAAGAGAAGCGCAAGAAAATCCGCCAAGAGCGGCGCAAGGTGGCCGAGGCTGGCGTCAGCTTCCGCTGGTCATTGGGCCAAGACATCAGCCCCTCCGATTGGGACTTCTTCTACCGCTGTTACGAACGCACCTACCTCGAACACGGCAACGCCCCTTACCTGAGCCGCGACTTCTTCCACCGCATGGCCAGCACTATGGCCGAGCACTGGCTGTTGTTCATCGCAGAGCGTGGTGGCAAAGCTATTGCTAGTAGTTTGATAGCGCTTGATGCTTATACAACGGGGGCTGTGAGCCAAAACACCTCAGGAGAATGGGCGGCAATGCGTTCTGCGCAGGTAAAGGAGGAGCCCGCCAAGCGGGCGGGGGACACGGAGCAGAGCGCATTGCCGCCCAGTCTCCGTAGCGAAATGAAAAGAGTAGCCTACGGCCGCTACTGGGGCGCCCTGGAGCGGGTGGACTGCTTGCACTTCGAGGCCTGCTACTACCAGCCCCTGCAGTGGTGCATCGAACACGGTTACCACCGCTTTGAAGGCGGCGCTCAGGGTGAACACAAGATGGCGCGCGCCCTGCTGCCCGTCAAAACCACCAGCGCCCATTGGCTGGCTCACCCGGCGTTTGCCGATGCAGTGGCGCGGTTTCTGGAGCGCGAAGACCAGGGGATCAGCAACTACCTGGATGACCTCAGGCAACGCAGCCCGTTCAAGCCTGTGGATTAA
- a CDS encoding class I SAM-dependent methyltransferase → MTQASTEMHAYYAQRAPYYDAVYLKPERQEDIAYLSQHLPDRFRGREVLELACGTGYWTQHIATSAKRLVATDWIIEPLDFARLRPGTVSVVFRQADAYALPLDLGVFDGAFAGLWFSHVPVEARVAFLQGLHRLLKPGARVVFMDNNEVQLRDFPLVETDAAGNTYQMRQLNDGSMHRVLKNFPTEAELVALLAEFGEQIEFSALDNFWMVEYVAKAL, encoded by the coding sequence ATGACCCAAGCTTCCACCGAGATGCATGCCTACTACGCACAGCGTGCGCCTTACTATGACGCGGTTTACTTGAAACCCGAACGCCAAGAGGACATTGCATATTTGTCCCAACACCTGCCAGACCGATTCCGCGGTCGTGAAGTCTTGGAGCTGGCCTGTGGCACAGGGTACTGGACGCAGCACATCGCAACATCCGCAAAGCGCTTGGTCGCGACGGATTGGATCATCGAGCCACTCGATTTTGCACGGCTGCGCCCAGGCACGGTGTCAGTGGTGTTTCGCCAGGCGGACGCCTATGCGCTGCCGCTGGACCTGGGGGTGTTTGATGGCGCTTTTGCGGGCTTGTGGTTCTCACACGTACCAGTAGAAGCGCGCGTTGCCTTTCTGCAAGGGCTGCATAGACTTCTGAAGCCCGGCGCCAGGGTTGTTTTCATGGATAACAACGAAGTCCAACTCCGCGACTTTCCCCTGGTGGAGACCGATGCTGCGGGCAATACCTACCAGATGCGGCAGTTGAACGATGGCTCCATGCACCGGGTGCTGAAGAATTTCCCAACCGAGGCGGAGCTGGTCGCCCTGCTTGCAGAGTTCGGGGAGCAGATCGAGTTTTCCGCGCTGGACAATTTCTGGATGGTGGAGTACGTGGCCAAGGCCCTTTAA
- a CDS encoding CPBP family intramembrane glutamic endopeptidase: MTTASNIYMGGTATAPLGQRILRFPLTRIVLALVFFMVPFLLIQAASTNFFEEKLYSRMGQLLGAVVGCLSYVLYVTKIEKRAVSELGLKGALPEYGAGFVLGSLMVCLSVASIAALGGLSTMALAPTSIVILPLLMHITVGLIEEMVLRGIFFRVVQESIGSWLALLASGLVFGAMHLINDNITVLAIANIAAAGVFFAAAFLLTGRLWLCAALHAGWNFTQDGIFSLAVSGHEVKNGLLTTQLSGPDWLTGGAFGIEGSAVDLVLVVLASMVMVVLAQRKGRMVLPAWKR; encoded by the coding sequence ATGACCACTGCAAGCAATATCTACATGGGCGGCACGGCGACTGCCCCGCTGGGCCAACGCATCTTGCGCTTCCCCCTGACCCGTATCGTGCTGGCACTGGTGTTTTTTATGGTGCCGTTCTTGCTCATTCAAGCAGCGTCCACGAACTTTTTTGAAGAAAAACTGTATTCGCGCATGGGGCAATTGTTGGGTGCAGTTGTGGGCTGCCTGTCGTATGTCTTGTATGTCACCAAGATAGAAAAGCGCGCGGTCTCTGAACTGGGGCTCAAGGGTGCGCTGCCAGAGTACGGCGCGGGTTTTGTGCTGGGCAGCCTGATGGTGTGCCTGTCGGTGGCGTCGATTGCTGCGCTCGGCGGGCTGAGCACAATGGCCCTGGCGCCCACCAGCATCGTCATCCTGCCGCTGCTGATGCACATCACCGTGGGTCTGATCGAAGAAATGGTGCTGCGCGGCATTTTCTTCAGGGTTGTGCAGGAATCCATTGGCAGTTGGCTGGCGTTGTTGGCCTCGGGCCTGGTGTTTGGTGCCATGCACCTGATCAACGACAACATCACAGTGCTGGCCATTGCCAACATCGCTGCGGCTGGCGTGTTCTTCGCCGCAGCCTTTTTGCTGACCGGGCGCCTGTGGTTGTGCGCCGCTTTGCATGCGGGCTGGAACTTTACCCAGGATGGCATCTTCTCCTTGGCAGTGTCTGGCCACGAAGTGAAAAACGGCTTGCTGACAACCCAGCTCAGTGGCCCGGACTGGTTGACTGGTGGCGCATTTGGCATCGAAGGTTCGGCCGTGGACCTGGTGCTGGTGGTGCTGGCCAGCATGGTGATGGTGGTACTGGCCCAGCGCAAAGGGCGGATGGTGCTGCCAGCCTGGAAGCGTTGA
- the hpnC gene encoding squalene synthase HpnC, whose translation MHAPSPDIPAPITHYENFPVASWLCPAHLRAPIAAIYHFARTADDIADEGDANAEQRLDELQVYRNDLDASCAAAAGGVVQTSTRWPHVFGPLQVALQSHQLPPQLLHDLLDAFVQDTRKSATAEEYATHDELLDYCRMSANPVGRLLLHLYGVTDALALQRSDAICSALQLINFWQDLSVDIPRGRYYLPADDCARFGVPQADILARRQTANATQLIANCVALAGSSMAFGSSLVHQIPGRAGWELRLVVQGGLRILDKIKGLGYATLNQRPTLRWWDVPVMLWRAVWM comes from the coding sequence ATGCACGCCCCCTCCCCGGACATCCCCGCCCCCATCACCCACTACGAAAATTTCCCAGTCGCGTCCTGGCTGTGCCCCGCGCATCTGCGTGCGCCCATCGCCGCCATCTACCACTTTGCCCGTACGGCGGATGACATTGCGGATGAAGGTGATGCCAACGCCGAACAAAGGCTGGACGAATTGCAGGTCTATCGCAACGACTTGGATGCAAGCTGTGCGGCTGCAGCGGGTGGTGTGGTGCAGACAAGCACCCGCTGGCCCCATGTTTTTGGGCCCCTTCAGGTAGCACTGCAAAGCCACCAGTTACCACCCCAATTGCTGCATGACCTGCTGGACGCCTTTGTGCAAGACACGCGCAAGTCTGCCACCGCCGAGGAGTATGCCACGCACGATGAATTGCTGGACTACTGTCGCATGTCTGCCAACCCCGTGGGCCGCCTGTTGTTGCATCTGTATGGTGTGACCGATGCATTGGCCCTGCAACGCAGCGACGCCATTTGCAGCGCCCTGCAGCTGATCAACTTCTGGCAAGACCTGAGTGTGGACATCCCGCGCGGGCGCTACTACCTGCCCGCAGACGATTGCGCCCGGTTTGGGGTACCGCAGGCCGACATATTGGCCCGGCGCCAAACGGCTAACGCTACGCAATTGATAGCGAATTGTGTAGCATTGGCGGGGTCTAGCATGGCATTTGGCTCAAGCCTTGTGCACCAGATACCAGGCCGAGCCGGCTGGGAGCTGCGCCTGGTGGTGCAGGGCGGCCTGCGGATTCTGGACAAGATCAAAGGCTTGGGCTACGCCACCCTCAACCAGCGCCCCACGCTGCGCTGGTGGGATGTGCCGGTGATGCTGTGGCGCGCCGTCTGGATGTAG